A stretch of Bordetella genomosp. 13 DNA encodes these proteins:
- the smc gene encoding chromosome segregation protein SMC: protein MRLTQLKLAGFKSFVDPTVIPVPSQLVGVVGPNGCGKSNIIDAVRWVLGEAKASELRGESMQDVIFNGSGNRKPAARASVEMVFDNSEGRAAGQWSTYAEIAVRRVLTRDGTSSYYVNNQQVRRRDIHDIFLGTGLGARGYAIIGQGMINRLIEAKPEELRVFLEEAAGVSRYKERRRETENRLSDTRENLTRVEDILRELGSQLEKLEAQAEVARQYRDLQADGEKKQFALWLLKETGARDERQRKSQDMAQAQNALEAAIASLRAGEAELESRRQAHYAAGDAVHAAQGQLYEANAQVSRLEAEIRHVVDSRNRLQARREQLQAQIAEWGAQQEHCTEQIAQAEEDLATGAARTEEARARAEDAHASLPGIEARVREAAASRDSMRGDLARVEQNLALAAQTQRDADRQLQTLEQRRERLQQELRELQAPDPARLEQLAGDRAAGEDQLEFAQGELAELEGRVPEADAQRSRAQSEAHTEAQTLARLEARLAALVKLQEDVQKQGALEPWLARHELAGLGRLWQKLHVEPGWETALESVLRERMAALEVRSLDWARAFAEDAPPARLAFYQLPTPAPAPAAPAGLTPLASLLRITDPDLKALLNDWLRNVYTSPDLAQALAGRAALPEGAACVVKAGHLVDAHSVRFYAPDSEQAGLLARQQEIENLQREIKAQQLIADQARAAVARAEAAWQQVSQAIAPARQRVAEVTRRVHDIQLEHSRLQQQAEQTGERAARLRQDIDELAAHEEDLRATREEAEARFETLDAELAEVQSRFADAEMAGEDLAAQAEAARTTLRELERAAQEAEFAERSVQVRIGDLQRNRQLAADQSQRARTELEQLESDLSDLDASASQAGLQDALEQRAEREEALNRARQELDNLSAGLRSADEQRMQQERGLEPLRARITELQLQEQAARLAEEQFTEQLNAREVDREALARELAEQPDEWRRASWLQSEVGRISRQIDALGPVNLAALDELTSSRERKTFLDAQQQDLLTAIETLEDAIRKIDRETRELLQETFNTVNGHFGELFPRLFGGGEAKLTMTGDEILDAGVQVMAQPPGKRNSTIHLLSGGEKALTATALVFALFKLNPAPFCLLDEVDAPLDDANTERYANLVSAMSEQTQFLFISHNKIAMQMAKQLVGVTMQEQGVSRIVAVDIDSAVQMATEAA, encoded by the coding sequence GTGCGCCTCACCCAGCTCAAACTCGCCGGCTTCAAGTCGTTCGTCGACCCCACCGTCATCCCCGTTCCCAGCCAGCTGGTGGGCGTGGTGGGGCCGAACGGCTGCGGCAAGTCGAACATCATCGATGCGGTGCGCTGGGTGCTGGGCGAGGCCAAGGCGTCCGAACTGCGCGGCGAGTCCATGCAGGACGTCATCTTCAACGGCTCGGGCAACCGCAAGCCGGCCGCGCGGGCGTCGGTCGAGATGGTGTTCGACAACAGCGAGGGCCGGGCCGCGGGGCAATGGAGCACCTACGCCGAGATCGCGGTGCGGCGCGTGCTGACGCGCGACGGCACCAGCAGCTACTACGTCAACAACCAGCAGGTCCGTCGGCGCGACATCCACGACATCTTCCTGGGCACCGGCCTGGGCGCGCGCGGCTACGCCATCATCGGGCAGGGCATGATCAACCGGCTGATCGAGGCCAAGCCCGAAGAGCTGCGGGTGTTCCTCGAAGAAGCCGCAGGGGTGTCGCGCTATAAAGAGCGCCGCCGCGAAACCGAGAACCGCCTGTCGGACACACGCGAGAACCTGACCCGCGTCGAGGACATCCTGCGCGAACTGGGCAGCCAGCTCGAGAAGCTCGAGGCCCAGGCCGAAGTGGCGCGCCAGTATCGCGACCTGCAGGCCGACGGCGAGAAAAAGCAATTCGCCCTGTGGCTGTTGAAGGAAACCGGCGCGCGCGACGAGCGCCAGCGCAAGAGCCAGGACATGGCCCAGGCGCAGAACGCGCTCGAGGCTGCCATCGCCAGCCTGCGGGCCGGCGAGGCCGAACTCGAGTCGCGCCGCCAGGCCCATTACGCCGCGGGCGATGCCGTGCATGCCGCCCAGGGCCAGCTGTACGAGGCCAACGCCCAGGTCAGTCGGCTCGAGGCCGAGATCCGCCACGTGGTCGATTCGCGCAACCGCCTGCAGGCGCGCCGCGAGCAGTTGCAGGCGCAGATCGCCGAATGGGGCGCCCAGCAGGAACACTGCACCGAGCAGATCGCTCAAGCCGAGGAGGACCTCGCCACGGGCGCCGCGCGCACTGAAGAGGCCCGCGCCCGCGCCGAGGATGCACACGCCTCGCTGCCCGGCATCGAGGCTCGCGTGCGCGAGGCGGCCGCCTCGCGCGACAGCATGCGCGGCGACCTGGCGCGCGTCGAACAGAACCTGGCGCTGGCCGCCCAGACTCAGCGCGACGCCGACCGCCAGCTGCAGACGCTCGAGCAGCGCCGCGAGCGCCTGCAGCAAGAGTTGCGCGAACTGCAGGCGCCGGACCCGGCGCGACTGGAACAACTGGCCGGCGATCGCGCCGCGGGCGAGGACCAACTCGAGTTCGCCCAAGGCGAACTCGCCGAACTCGAAGGCCGCGTGCCCGAGGCCGATGCGCAGCGCAGCCGCGCCCAGTCCGAGGCCCACACCGAGGCCCAGACCCTGGCGCGGCTCGAAGCTCGCCTGGCCGCCTTGGTCAAGCTGCAGGAAGACGTGCAGAAGCAGGGGGCGCTGGAGCCCTGGCTGGCGCGCCACGAACTCGCCGGCCTGGGCCGCCTGTGGCAGAAGCTGCACGTCGAGCCCGGCTGGGAAACCGCTCTGGAATCCGTGCTGCGCGAACGCATGGCCGCGCTGGAAGTGCGCAGCCTCGATTGGGCGCGCGCCTTCGCCGAAGATGCGCCGCCCGCCCGCCTGGCCTTCTATCAGCTGCCCACGCCAGCGCCGGCGCCCGCCGCCCCGGCGGGCCTGACGCCGCTGGCCAGCCTGCTGCGCATCACCGATCCCGACCTGAAGGCGCTGCTGAACGACTGGCTGCGCAATGTCTATACCTCGCCCGACCTGGCCCAGGCGCTGGCCGGGCGCGCCGCGCTGCCCGAAGGCGCCGCGTGCGTGGTCAAGGCCGGCCACCTGGTCGACGCGCACAGCGTACGTTTCTACGCGCCCGATTCCGAACAGGCCGGCCTGCTGGCCCGCCAGCAGGAAATCGAGAACCTGCAGCGCGAGATCAAGGCGCAGCAACTCATCGCCGACCAGGCCCGCGCCGCCGTCGCGCGCGCCGAGGCCGCCTGGCAGCAGGTGTCGCAGGCCATCGCGCCGGCGCGCCAGCGCGTGGCCGAGGTCACGCGCCGCGTGCACGACATCCAGCTCGAACACTCGCGCCTGCAGCAGCAGGCTGAGCAGACCGGCGAGCGCGCGGCGCGCCTGCGGCAGGACATCGACGAACTGGCCGCGCACGAGGAAGACCTGCGCGCCACCCGCGAAGAAGCCGAAGCCCGCTTCGAGACGCTGGACGCCGAACTGGCCGAGGTGCAGTCGCGTTTCGCCGATGCCGAGATGGCCGGTGAAGACCTGGCCGCGCAGGCCGAGGCCGCCCGCACCACGCTGCGCGAACTCGAGCGCGCCGCGCAAGAGGCCGAGTTCGCCGAACGCAGCGTGCAGGTCCGCATCGGCGATCTGCAGCGCAACCGCCAGTTGGCCGCCGACCAGAGCCAGCGCGCCCGCACCGAACTCGAACAGCTCGAGAGCGACCTTTCCGATCTCGACGCGTCGGCCTCGCAGGCCGGCCTGCAGGACGCGCTGGAGCAGCGCGCCGAGCGCGAGGAAGCCCTGAACCGCGCGCGCCAGGAACTCGACAACCTGTCCGCCGGCCTGCGCAGCGCCGACGAACAGCGCATGCAGCAAGAGCGCGGGCTCGAGCCGCTGCGCGCCCGCATCACCGAACTGCAGCTGCAGGAACAGGCCGCGCGCCTGGCCGAAGAGCAGTTCACCGAACAGCTCAATGCGCGCGAGGTCGACCGCGAGGCGCTGGCCCGCGAACTGGCCGAGCAGCCCGACGAGTGGCGCCGCGCCAGTTGGCTGCAGTCCGAGGTCGGCCGCATCTCGCGCCAGATCGATGCCCTTGGGCCGGTCAACCTCGCGGCGCTGGACGAACTGACCAGCTCGCGCGAGCGCAAGACCTTCCTCGATGCGCAACAGCAAGACCTGCTGACCGCCATCGAGACGCTGGAAGACGCCATCCGCAAGATCGATCGCGAGACGCGCGAACTGCTGCAGGAAACCTTCAACACCGTCAACGGTCACTTTGGTGAACTGTTCCCGCGCCTGTTCGGCGGCGGCGAGGCCAAGCTTACCATGACGGGAGACGAGATCCTGGATGCGGGCGTGCAGGTCATGGCGCAGCCGCCGGGCAAGCGCAACAGCACCATTCATCTGTTGTCGGGCGGCGAAAAGGCGCTGACCGCGACCGCGCTGGTGTTCGCGCTGTTCAAGCTGAACCCGGCGCCTTTCTGCCTGCTGGACGAAGTGGATGCGCCGCTGGACGATGCGAATACCGAACGCTATGCGAACCTGGTCAGCGCCATGAGCGAGCAGACCCAGTTCCTGTTCATCTCGCACAACAAGATCGCCATGCAGATGGCCAAGCAACTGGTCGGCGTCACCATGCAGGAACAGGGCGTTTCGCGTATCGTTGCCGTAGATATCGATTCGGCCGTGCAAATGGCGACCGAAGCAGCGTAA
- a CDS encoding FecR family protein has translation MNAPLPDGAVPIPDGNAAQPADAVVRQAAQWCATVHGGQADAAELSACRRWRDERPEHELAYRRMEALWGGFDSAAYASPGAARRIISGSLAPSPSLRARKTTVVLAVAMLAAACLGLQLAPPAWLLADHRSGAGEWRVVELPDHSRVTLNTDSAIDVRYDGARRLIELRRGEILVEVASEDGRRPFIVQTRDGTARAMGTRYVVRLEAEHTDVSVTESTVQACASAPGAPCARLAAGQRARLSPTGLSALPDLAPDVAESWARATLVVDNRPVAEVLGELARYRRGRLSYDERALAGLRVSGVFPLEDTDQALQALSATLPLTVRRYTSWWVSIAPR, from the coding sequence ATGAACGCCCCGCTTCCCGACGGCGCCGTGCCGATCCCCGACGGAAACGCCGCGCAGCCTGCCGACGCCGTCGTGCGCCAGGCCGCCCAGTGGTGCGCAACCGTGCACGGCGGACAGGCCGATGCCGCTGAACTGTCAGCCTGCCGCCGCTGGCGCGACGAACGGCCCGAACACGAACTCGCCTATCGGCGGATGGAAGCGCTGTGGGGTGGGTTCGACAGCGCCGCGTACGCCTCGCCCGGCGCGGCACGGCGCATCATCTCGGGCTCTCTTGCCCCGTCGCCTTCCTTACGCGCGAGAAAGACGACCGTCGTGCTCGCCGTCGCCATGCTCGCGGCAGCGTGCCTGGGATTGCAGCTGGCTCCGCCGGCGTGGCTGCTTGCCGACCATCGCAGCGGCGCGGGCGAGTGGCGCGTGGTGGAATTGCCTGACCACAGCCGGGTCACGCTGAACACCGATTCCGCCATCGACGTCCGGTATGACGGAGCACGACGGCTGATCGAGCTGCGCCGCGGGGAAATCCTGGTCGAGGTGGCATCCGAGGACGGCAGGCGCCCCTTCATCGTGCAGACCCGCGATGGCACGGCTCGAGCCATGGGCACGCGCTACGTCGTGCGCCTTGAAGCGGAACATACCGACGTCAGTGTCACCGAGTCCACGGTGCAGGCCTGCGCGTCTGCGCCGGGCGCGCCTTGCGCGCGGCTGGCAGCCGGCCAGCGCGCGCGCTTGTCGCCCACGGGGCTGTCAGCCCTGCCCGACCTGGCCCCCGACGTCGCAGAAAGCTGGGCCCGCGCAACGCTGGTCGTCGACAACCGTCCCGTCGCCGAGGTTCTGGGCGAACTGGCGCGCTACCGCCGTGGTCGCCTGTCGTATGACGAAAGAGCGCTTGCCGGCCTGCGCGTATCCGGCGTGTTTCCGCTCGAAGACACCGACCAGGCGCTGCAGGCGCTGTCCGCAACCCTGCCGCTGACGGTACGGCGGTACACCTCATGGTGGGTATCGATCGCGCCGCGCTGA
- the ligA gene encoding NAD-dependent DNA ligase LigA has product MSARRPDAGASPAERAAVLRTEIEQHNVRYYIHDDPSISDADYDALMRELADIETEHPELVTPESPTQRVGAAPLSEFGSVRHAVPMLSLGNAFQPDDVAAFDKRVTDTLRGAGLLGPEAQAAYFCELKLDGLAISLRYEDGRLVQAATRGDGQTGEDVTANIRTIRSIPLRLRDGAPKVLEVRGEVLMNRADFERLNQAQAARGEKVFVNPRNAAAGSLRQLDPRITAKRPLRFYAYSWGEVHGLPRGVADRYDEPAPGVRDASTLPRDHHGAMLDWLAELGLPVNERHNHRAEGAQGLLAFYERVGQIRASLPYDIDGVVYKVDSLPAQRVLGFVARAPRFALAHKFPAEEASTELLDIEVQVGRTGAITPVARLKPVFVGGVTVTNATLHNEGEIERKDVRVGDTVIVRRAGDVIPEVVGPVLEKRSGELPPLFKVPSHCPVCGSAIERLEDEVIARCTGGLFCAAQRKQTLLHAAGRKALDVEGLGEKVVDQLVDSGRVKSLADIYGLRAPELAALERMGRKSAENLVQAIDRAREPTLGRLLFALGIRHVGETTARDVARHFGSIEAVMDATEEALLAVPDVGPVVAGSIHRFFAEPHNREIVAQLREKGVNPVAEAQPQQNTALSGKTFVLTGTMPNWTREEASMYIQAAGGKVSGSVSKKTAYVVAGEDAGSKLKKAQELGIAILDEDGLKKLLGTA; this is encoded by the coding sequence ATGAGCGCGCGCAGGCCCGATGCCGGCGCCTCGCCAGCCGAACGCGCTGCGGTGCTGCGCACCGAGATCGAACAGCACAACGTCCGTTACTACATCCATGACGATCCTTCGATCTCGGATGCCGACTACGACGCGCTGATGCGCGAACTGGCCGACATCGAGACGGAGCATCCGGAACTCGTCACGCCCGAGTCGCCCACGCAGCGTGTGGGCGCCGCGCCGCTGTCCGAATTCGGCAGCGTGCGCCACGCCGTGCCCATGCTGTCGCTGGGCAACGCCTTCCAGCCCGACGACGTGGCCGCGTTCGACAAGCGCGTCACCGACACGCTGCGCGGCGCCGGCCTGCTGGGCCCCGAGGCGCAGGCCGCATACTTCTGCGAATTGAAGCTCGACGGCCTGGCCATCAGCCTGCGCTATGAAGACGGCCGCCTGGTGCAGGCGGCCACGCGCGGCGACGGCCAAACCGGCGAAGACGTCACCGCCAACATCCGCACCATCCGGAGCATTCCTTTGCGGCTGCGCGACGGCGCGCCCAAGGTGCTGGAAGTGCGCGGCGAGGTGCTGATGAACCGCGCCGACTTCGAGCGTCTGAACCAGGCGCAGGCCGCGCGCGGCGAAAAGGTCTTCGTCAATCCGCGCAACGCCGCCGCCGGCAGCCTGCGCCAGCTCGATCCGCGCATCACGGCCAAGCGCCCGCTGCGCTTCTACGCCTACAGCTGGGGCGAGGTGCACGGCCTGCCCAGGGGCGTGGCCGACCGCTACGACGAGCCCGCCCCGGGCGTGCGCGACGCGTCCACCTTGCCGCGCGACCACCATGGCGCCATGCTCGATTGGCTGGCCGAGTTGGGCCTGCCCGTGAACGAGCGGCACAATCATCGCGCCGAGGGCGCGCAGGGCCTGCTGGCCTTCTACGAGCGCGTGGGCCAGATCCGCGCCTCGCTGCCTTATGACATCGATGGCGTGGTCTACAAGGTCGACTCGCTGCCCGCGCAGCGCGTGCTGGGGTTCGTGGCGCGGGCGCCGCGCTTCGCGCTGGCGCACAAGTTTCCGGCCGAAGAGGCCAGTACCGAATTGCTGGACATCGAGGTGCAGGTGGGCCGCACGGGCGCCATCACGCCGGTGGCGCGCCTGAAGCCGGTGTTCGTGGGCGGCGTCACCGTCACCAATGCCACGCTGCACAACGAGGGCGAGATCGAGCGCAAGGATGTGCGCGTCGGCGACACCGTCATCGTGCGCCGCGCCGGCGACGTGATTCCCGAAGTGGTGGGACCCGTGCTGGAAAAGCGCAGCGGCGAGCTGCCGCCGCTGTTCAAGGTCCCCTCGCATTGCCCGGTATGCGGCTCGGCCATCGAGCGCCTCGAAGACGAGGTCATCGCGCGCTGCACGGGAGGCCTGTTCTGCGCGGCGCAGCGCAAGCAGACCCTGCTGCACGCGGCCGGACGCAAGGCGCTGGACGTCGAGGGGCTGGGCGAGAAAGTGGTCGACCAGCTGGTGGACAGCGGCCGCGTGAAGTCGCTGGCCGATATCTACGGCCTGCGCGCGCCGGAACTGGCCGCGCTCGAACGCATGGGCCGCAAGTCGGCCGAGAACCTGGTCCAGGCCATCGACCGCGCGCGCGAGCCCACGCTCGGACGACTGCTGTTCGCACTGGGCATACGCCACGTGGGCGAGACCACGGCACGCGACGTGGCACGCCATTTCGGCTCGATCGAGGCCGTGATGGATGCCACCGAAGAGGCCTTGCTGGCCGTGCCCGACGTGGGACCGGTGGTGGCGGGGTCGATCCATCGTTTCTTCGCCGAGCCGCACAACCGCGAGATCGTCGCGCAGCTGCGGGAAAAGGGCGTGAACCCCGTGGCCGAGGCCCAGCCGCAGCAGAACACCGCGCTGTCCGGCAAGACTTTCGTGCTGACCGGCACCATGCCCAACTGGACGCGCGAAGAGGCGTCCATGTACATCCAGGCGGCCGGCGGCAAGGTTAGCGGGTCCGTCTCGAAGAAGACGGCCTACGTCGTGGCGGGCGAGGATGCCGGCAGCAAGCTGAAGAAGGCTCAGGAACTGGGCATCGCGATCCTGGACGAGGATGGCTTGAAGAAGCTGCTGGGCACGGCCTGA
- a CDS encoding cell division protein ZipA C-terminal FtsZ-binding domain-containing protein, with the protein MSDLQIGLIALGVLFILLVLGFNWWQDRRVRRRMQAHFPGTEQDPLLGAGDSRAGSAAASAAGQHAASHAGPQHARREPGFGGASTSAASSSAPGSAEIDDPQEPDPACEVVIEVHFAEPARGADLLPYMQGLRSAGRKPLRVFAETDGHLHRARVHVQESYVSMQLAVLLANRSGPLTAIEWSQAWARAQDLAERFEGSIEGPDQQAVLEQAARLDDTCAALDTQVGLTLVMGVRQPALDVVAAAREQGFTPDGARLAWPSDSGVARFTLSRADGAPLEADGAPIDRLYLLLDVPCSPADAQAFGRMVDVGRELAARLGAELVDDQGKPLAEGAEQVIDERLQVLFQQLEQAGLPAGGERALRVFS; encoded by the coding sequence ATGAGCGATTTGCAGATCGGGCTGATTGCCCTGGGTGTGCTGTTCATCCTTTTGGTGCTGGGGTTCAACTGGTGGCAGGACCGCCGGGTACGCCGCAGGATGCAGGCTCATTTCCCGGGCACTGAACAGGATCCCCTGCTGGGCGCGGGCGATTCGCGCGCCGGGTCGGCCGCGGCCTCCGCGGCGGGTCAGCATGCGGCGTCGCACGCCGGCCCGCAGCACGCGCGGCGCGAACCCGGCTTCGGCGGCGCCTCCACGTCCGCCGCATCCTCGTCCGCGCCCGGATCCGCCGAGATCGACGATCCGCAAGAGCCCGATCCCGCGTGCGAAGTGGTCATCGAAGTGCATTTCGCCGAGCCCGCGCGCGGCGCCGACCTGCTGCCCTACATGCAAGGCCTGCGCAGCGCCGGCCGCAAGCCGTTGCGCGTGTTCGCGGAAACCGACGGGCACCTCCATCGCGCCCGGGTGCATGTGCAGGAATCCTATGTGTCCATGCAGCTGGCCGTGCTGCTCGCCAACCGCAGCGGCCCGCTGACGGCCATCGAATGGTCGCAGGCCTGGGCCCGCGCGCAAGACCTGGCCGAACGCTTCGAAGGCAGTATCGAGGGACCCGACCAGCAGGCTGTGCTCGAGCAGGCCGCGCGCCTGGACGACACCTGCGCCGCGCTGGACACGCAGGTGGGCCTGACGCTGGTCATGGGCGTGCGCCAGCCCGCCCTGGACGTGGTAGCCGCGGCGCGGGAACAGGGTTTCACGCCGGACGGCGCGCGCCTGGCCTGGCCGAGCGACAGCGGCGTGGCGCGCTTCACGCTGTCGCGCGCCGACGGCGCGCCGCTCGAGGCCGACGGCGCCCCCATCGATCGCCTGTACCTCTTGCTCGACGTGCCCTGCAGCCCGGCCGATGCGCAGGCCTTCGGCCGCATGGTCGACGTGGGCCGCGAACTGGCCGCGCGCCTCGGCGCCGAACTGGTGGACGACCAGGGCAAGCCGCTGGCCGAGGGCGCCGAGCAGGTCATCGACGAGCGTCTGCAGGTGCTGTTCCAGCAGCTCGAGCAGGCCGGCCTGCCGGCCGGCGGCGAGCGCGCCCTGAGGGTGTTCTCGTGA
- a CDS encoding TonB-dependent siderophore receptor, which translates to MSHLHVPARTLGRHLLAALLVAATAGMPPAHAQSEAVTQVDIPAGPLTPALNRYAQQAGLVLSFDPALAADKTTAGLHAAATPGQAFEALLDGTGLQAVRGEGRHYTLRLMPVGTGGVATLPAVTVTGRPESAWGPVEGYVAHRSATATKTDTALIETPQSISVISQAQMEAQGVGRVDEALRYSAGVRTEPIYDTRRGTFFIRGFNVSNNGQYLDGLKLAYSGGYGGWEVDPYTLERLEVLRGPSSVLYGQNVPGGLVNQVSKRPQDSAAHELSAQVGSFDRVQLSGDFTGPVDEAGHWRYRLTAVGRESGTQTRHVDDDRVLIAPALTWAPSAATSLTLLAQYQKDRTGNTANFLPARGTLWPTDNGRIPVDFFSGDPTYDATDRRKLQAGYLFEHKASDALTLRQNLRYATLDVDYKSLGANGGWVETSEPLRRLRRISLVSEEDFHLFSLDNQAQIDMRHGPLAQTLLIGADYQESRFKRLYGLRTAAVSPIDAFDPDYGSPFPGARPVPSNRTDQTRRQFGVYAQDQLKLYDRWVLQLGGRYDWARSGTDETTLATGVTRHTPTDDEAFTGKAGLVYLSSVGLAPYVSYSESFEPVSGADAAGSPFKPTRGKQYEAGVKYEPAGGNSFVQASVFELRQTNVPTADLRNPGFSVQTGEVRSRGLELEGAWEVARDLNVLASYTYNDVEVTRAAATAVNLGKRPPYIPDHMASLWVDYRIGGSGPLGPLWLGAGVRYMGSTNDIPDAVKVPAYTLVDAALRYDWERYRFTLNASNLFNRQYVAACDSVTNCYYGIERTIMAKVSYRW; encoded by the coding sequence ATGAGTCACCTGCACGTCCCCGCCCGCACATTGGGGCGACATCTGCTGGCCGCCCTTCTGGTAGCCGCCACCGCCGGCATGCCCCCGGCCCATGCACAGTCCGAGGCCGTCACACAGGTGGACATTCCCGCCGGCCCGCTGACGCCCGCGTTGAACCGCTATGCCCAGCAGGCGGGACTGGTGCTTTCGTTCGACCCCGCCCTGGCCGCCGACAAGACCACCGCGGGGTTGCACGCGGCGGCCACGCCGGGGCAGGCCTTCGAGGCCCTGCTGGACGGCACCGGCCTGCAGGCCGTGCGCGGCGAAGGCAGGCATTACACGCTGCGCCTCATGCCCGTCGGCACTGGCGGCGTCGCGACCCTGCCCGCCGTCACCGTCACAGGGCGCCCCGAGAGCGCATGGGGGCCGGTGGAAGGCTACGTCGCGCACCGAAGCGCCACGGCAACCAAGACCGACACGGCGCTGATCGAGACGCCGCAATCCATCAGCGTGATTTCGCAGGCGCAAATGGAAGCGCAGGGCGTGGGCCGCGTGGACGAGGCCTTGCGCTATTCGGCGGGCGTGCGCACCGAGCCCATATACGATACGCGTCGCGGCACGTTCTTCATTCGCGGCTTCAACGTGTCGAACAATGGCCAGTACCTGGACGGCCTGAAACTGGCCTATTCCGGCGGCTACGGCGGCTGGGAAGTGGACCCGTACACACTGGAACGGCTGGAGGTGCTGCGCGGCCCATCGTCGGTGCTCTACGGACAGAACGTGCCGGGCGGACTGGTGAACCAGGTTAGCAAGCGGCCCCAGGACAGCGCGGCGCACGAGCTGTCGGCGCAGGTCGGCAGCTTCGACCGCGTTCAGCTGTCCGGCGACTTCACGGGTCCGGTGGATGAAGCGGGCCATTGGCGCTATCGCCTGACCGCGGTGGGACGCGAAAGCGGCACGCAGACGCGGCACGTGGACGATGACCGCGTGCTGATCGCGCCGGCGCTGACCTGGGCGCCCAGCGCCGCCACGTCCCTGACCCTGCTGGCGCAGTACCAGAAGGACCGGACGGGTAACACCGCCAACTTCCTGCCGGCTCGAGGAACGCTGTGGCCCACCGACAATGGCCGCATCCCGGTGGACTTCTTCAGCGGCGACCCGACCTACGATGCCACCGACCGCCGCAAGCTGCAGGCCGGCTACCTTTTCGAGCACAAGGCCAGCGACGCGCTGACCTTGCGCCAGAACCTGCGCTACGCCACGCTGGACGTGGATTACAAAAGCCTGGGGGCCAACGGCGGTTGGGTCGAGACGAGCGAACCCCTGCGTCGCCTGCGTCGCATCTCGCTGGTTAGTGAAGAGGACTTCCATCTCTTCTCTCTTGATAACCAGGCACAGATAGATATGCGGCACGGTCCGCTGGCACAGACCCTGCTGATCGGCGCCGACTACCAGGAGTCCCGCTTCAAGCGCCTGTACGGCCTGCGCACGGCCGCCGTGTCTCCCATCGACGCCTTCGACCCCGACTATGGGTCGCCCTTTCCTGGCGCACGCCCAGTGCCGTCGAACCGCACCGACCAGACCCGCCGGCAGTTCGGAGTCTACGCGCAGGACCAGCTCAAGCTGTACGACCGCTGGGTACTGCAGCTGGGCGGACGCTATGACTGGGCTCGGTCCGGCACCGACGAAACCACGCTGGCCACGGGCGTGACGAGACACACGCCCACCGACGATGAAGCGTTCACCGGCAAGGCCGGGCTGGTCTATTTGTCGTCAGTCGGCTTGGCGCCCTATGTGAGCTACAGCGAGTCGTTCGAACCCGTCAGCGGCGCTGACGCCGCCGGCTCGCCATTCAAGCCTACGCGGGGCAAGCAGTACGAGGCAGGCGTGAAGTACGAGCCAGCCGGCGGCAACAGTTTCGTGCAGGCGTCGGTCTTCGAGCTGCGTCAAACCAACGTGCCGACCGCCGACCTGCGCAACCCCGGGTTCAGTGTGCAGACCGGCGAAGTGCGTTCCCGAGGACTGGAGCTGGAAGGCGCATGGGAAGTGGCGCGGGATCTCAACGTGCTCGCATCCTATACGTACAACGACGTGGAGGTCACCCGAGCCGCGGCCACCGCTGTCAACCTGGGCAAGCGTCCGCCCTACATCCCGGACCACATGGCGTCGCTGTGGGTGGATTACCGCATCGGCGGCTCCGGCCCCCTGGGCCCCTTGTGGCTGGGCGCGGGCGTGCGCTACATGGGTTCGACCAACGACATCCCGGACGCCGTGAAAGTGCCCGCGTATACGTTGGTGGACGCCGCGCTGCGCTATGACTGGGAGCGCTACCGCTTCACGCTGAATGCCAGCAATCTCTTCAACCGCCAGTATGTGGCGGCCTGCGACAGCGTGACCAACTGCTATTACGGCATCGAACGCACGATCATGGCAAAGGTCAGCTATCGCTGGTAG